The following proteins come from a genomic window of Alosa alosa isolate M-15738 ecotype Scorff River chromosome 2, AALO_Geno_1.1, whole genome shotgun sequence:
- the LOC125290976 gene encoding solute carrier family 22 member 4-like, which translates to MADYDQTTAFLGVWGQFQQVVFFVLCFSTIPNGFSAFSVIFLAASPSHHCLIPEVNLTEAWRAAIIPSETVDGQAQQSMCSRYRLDVVKNFSDGGLVPGLDVNVTDIEQEKCLDGWSYSKDIYQSTIVTEFDLVCGQRWKESFTSSVYFIGVLFGSFFSGQLSDWCGRKPVLFMTMTIQTVFTFIQVFSTSWEMFSVIFFIVGMGQISNYVAAFVLGAEILSGSVRVLYSSLGVCFFFAIGYMMLPLIAFYIRDWRMLLVALSVPGLIYIPLWWLIPESPRWLLSRGRVQEAEAILRDAARRNKVIAPDVIFLEVEDGSPKASVKYSFLDLLKVAKIRNITLILFLVWMTLSMGYFGLSLNTSRLHGDPYINCLISAAIEVPAYLISWLSVHFLPRRLSCMTSMMLAGVALYSVQIAPADLPTAARALEMLGKFGIATGTALMFVYTGELYPTVIRNTAVGACAMVSRVGSTVAPYLFYLSAYHAVLPHMVLGSLCVVSGAATFLLPESFRRPLPETLEAMHQRERIKCSCFSKEEDPNEKLQVKLTNKVLLEVKL; encoded by the exons ATGGCGGACTATGATCAAACCACTGCTTTCTTAGGGGTGTGGGGACAGTTTCAGCAGGTTGTATTCTTTGTTCTCTGTTTCAGTACAATCCCCAATGGATTCAGTGCCTTTTCAGTTATATTTTTGGCAGCTTCACCATCCCACCACTGCCTCATCCCCGAAGTGAACCTGACCGAGGCATGGCGAGCGGCCATTATCCCGTCCGAGACGGTGGACGGGCAGGCACAACAGAGCATGTGCAGCAGGTACAGGCTGGATGTGGTGAAGAACTTCTCCGATGGAGGTCTCGTCCCTGGACTGGATGTCAACGTCACAGACATCGAACAGGAGAAATGCTTGGATGGATGGAGCTACAGCAAAGATATCTACCAGTCAACCATCGTCACAGAG TTTGACCTTGTTTGTGGTCAACGCTGGAAGGAGTCGTTCACCTCCTCGGTCTACTTCATTGGTGTCTTATTTGGGTCCTTCTTTTCTGGTCAACTGTCAGACTG GTGTGGCAGGAAACCAGTACTTTTCATGACCATGACGATCCAAACAGTGTTCACATTTATTCAGGTTTTTTCCACATCTTGGGAAATGTTCTCtgttattttcttcattgtagggaTGGGGCAAATATCAAATTACGTGGCAGCATTTGTTTTAG GTGCAGAGATTCTGTCTGGTTCTGTGAGAGTCCTCTACTCATCACTCGGTGTCTGCTTCTTCTTTGCCATCGGCTATATGATGCTGCCTCTGATTGCATTTTACATACGTGACTGGAGGATGCTCTTGGTTGCCCTGTCTGTCCCTGGACTGATCTATATCCCCCTCTGGTG GTTAATTCCAGAGTCTCCTCGGTGGCTTCTGTCTCGGGGCAGAGTGCAGGAGGCGGAGGCCATACTGAGGGACGCCGCTAGGAGGAATAAAGTCATTGCTCCAGATGTCATCTTTCTGGAG gtAGAAGATGGATCTCCTAAAGCCTCAGTGAAATATAGTTTTCTGGATCTCCTTAAAGTGGCCAAAATTAGAAATATAACACTTATTCTATTTTTAGTctg GATGACTCTGAGTATGGGTTATTTTGGCCTGTCTCTGAATACATCCCGTCTGCATGGAGACCCCTATATCAACTGCCTCATCTCCGCCGCCATCGAAGTTCCTGCTTACCTCATCAGCTGGCTGTCTGTGCACTTCCTCCCCAGGAGGCTCTCCTGCATGACTAGCATGATGCTAGCAGGGGTTGCTCTCTATTCCGTACAGATAGCACCAGCCG ATTTGCCAACAGCCGCCAGGGCTCTGGAGATGCTGGGCAAGTTTGGGATAGCCACTGGAACAGCCCTGATGTTTGTCTACACCGGCGAGTTGTATCCAACGGTGATCAGGAACACTGCAGTGGGGGCCTGTGCCATGGTGTCTCGTGTGGGCAGTACCGTCGCTCCCTACCTCTTCTATTTAA GTGCATATCATGCTGTCCTCCCTCACATGGTTTTGGGGAGCCTGTGTGTTGTGTCAGGAGCGGCCACTTTCCTGCTGCCCGAGAGCTTTAGAAGGCCTCTGCCAGAGACCTTAGAGGCGATGCATCAAAGGGAGCG GATCAAATGTTCCTGTTTTTCCAAAGAAGAGGATCCAAATGAGAAGTTGCAAGTCAAGCTCACAAATAAAGTCTTATTGGAAGTCAAACTATAA